A part of Gramella sp. MAR_2010_147 genomic DNA contains:
- the feoB gene encoding ferrous iron transport protein B, producing MGKQINVALIGNPNTGKTSVFNQLTGLNQKVGNYPGITVEKKEGICKLPRGLKAHILDLPGTYSLNASSFDENVVIELLLNKNDKDFPDVAVVVSDVENLKRNLLLFTQIKDLGIPTILVVNMADRMDRKGIKLDVELLEERLKTKIALVSARKRMGIDYLKELIINYRHLPVEPCVNASVIDPEYFGNLRKAFPNQSLYKLWLVITQDVNFGNINRGELKNNSDFHTKSVSDLKRLQQKETILRYQFINGILRETLVVDKNAATDLRSRLDSILTHKVWGYFIFFGILLLIFQAIYSWSSYPMDMIDAAFASLSEWTKDTLPSGAFTNLISEGIVPGLGGIVIFIPQIAFLFLFISILEESGYMSRVVFLMDRIMRRFGLSGKSVVPLVSGTACAIPAVMATRNIEHWKERLITILVVPFTTCSARLPVYLIIIALVIPDQTYLGLNLQGITLMILYLLGFGMAIFSAWLLHKIMKSQTKSYFVIEMPNYKLPMIKNVAINVVEKTKSFVFGAGKIILAISVILWVLASYGPGDNFDNAKEIISSKYDAESNITQNELDEEIASFKLKNSYIGIMGRGIEPAVAPLGYDWKIGIAIISSFAAREVFVGTLATIYSVGSDEEETIKNRMAAETNPVLGGPLFTFASGVSLLLFYAFAMQCMSTLAIVKKETNTWKWPLLQLIIMSAFAYVVALIAFQLLK from the coding sequence ATGGGTAAGCAAATTAATGTTGCTTTAATTGGAAATCCCAACACCGGCAAGACATCTGTATTTAATCAGTTAACAGGCCTTAACCAAAAGGTTGGTAACTACCCTGGTATTACCGTAGAAAAGAAAGAGGGGATTTGCAAACTTCCCCGCGGATTAAAAGCCCACATTCTGGATCTTCCGGGAACTTATAGCCTCAATGCCTCATCTTTTGACGAGAATGTGGTTATTGAATTGCTTCTCAATAAAAATGACAAAGACTTTCCTGACGTTGCAGTAGTAGTTAGCGATGTTGAAAATCTGAAACGAAACCTCCTTCTTTTTACCCAGATAAAAGATCTTGGGATTCCCACCATACTTGTAGTCAACATGGCAGACAGGATGGATCGTAAAGGGATCAAACTGGATGTAGAACTTTTAGAAGAACGTCTTAAGACTAAGATTGCCCTGGTAAGTGCCCGTAAGAGGATGGGAATAGATTACCTGAAGGAACTTATTATAAATTACCGACATCTTCCTGTTGAACCTTGCGTAAATGCTTCGGTAATAGATCCTGAATATTTCGGAAACCTTAGAAAGGCTTTTCCTAATCAGTCTCTATATAAATTATGGCTGGTGATCACACAGGATGTCAACTTCGGAAATATTAACAGGGGCGAACTAAAAAATAATTCTGATTTCCATACCAAATCGGTGAGCGATCTTAAACGTCTCCAGCAAAAGGAAACGATTTTAAGATATCAGTTTATAAATGGTATTCTGCGTGAGACCCTCGTTGTAGATAAAAATGCAGCCACCGATCTAAGATCCAGGTTAGACAGTATTTTGACCCATAAAGTTTGGGGATATTTTATTTTCTTCGGAATCTTATTATTGATCTTTCAGGCAATTTACAGCTGGTCCAGCTATCCTATGGATATGATCGATGCTGCCTTCGCTTCATTGAGCGAGTGGACCAAGGACACCTTACCCAGTGGAGCGTTCACTAATCTTATTTCTGAAGGTATTGTGCCGGGACTTGGCGGAATCGTCATATTTATACCACAAATCGCCTTTCTTTTCCTTTTTATCTCCATTCTGGAAGAATCGGGATATATGAGTAGAGTGGTGTTCTTAATGGACCGAATTATGCGTCGGTTTGGACTTAGCGGCAAAAGTGTGGTACCTTTAGTTTCCGGTACCGCCTGCGCAATTCCAGCAGTAATGGCCACCAGAAATATCGAGCACTGGAAAGAACGCCTAATCACTATTCTGGTTGTGCCTTTTACCACCTGTTCAGCCCGTTTACCAGTGTACCTTATCATTATCGCTCTGGTAATCCCAGACCAGACCTACCTGGGTCTTAATTTGCAGGGAATTACCCTTATGATCCTTTATCTTTTAGGATTTGGTATGGCGATTTTTTCGGCATGGCTACTTCATAAAATTATGAAGTCCCAGACCAAAAGTTACTTTGTGATTGAAATGCCAAATTACAAGCTACCAATGATAAAGAACGTAGCGATAAATGTAGTTGAAAAGACAAAATCGTTTGTTTTTGGCGCCGGAAAGATCATCCTGGCGATATCTGTGATTTTATGGGTATTAGCAAGTTATGGTCCTGGCGATAATTTTGATAATGCCAAAGAAATCATTTCATCTAAATATGATGCCGAAAGCAATATCACTCAAAATGAACTGGATGAAGAGATAGCTTCCTTCAAACTGAAAAACTCTTACATAGGGATCATGGGTAGAGGGATTGAACCTGCCGTAGCTCCTTTAGGATATGACTGGAAAATAGGAATTGCGATCATTAGTTCATTTGCAGCAAGGGAAGTTTTTGTGGGTACATTAGCCACGATCTATAGCGTAGGTAGTGACGAAGAAGAAACTATTAAAAATAGAATGGCCGCTGAAACCAATCCTGTACTTGGCGGTCCCTTATTCACATTTGCCAGCGGAGTAAGCTTATTGTTATTCTATGCTTTCGCTATGCAATGTATGAGTACACTCGCCATTGTTAAGAAAGAAACGAATACCTGGAAATGGCCTTTATTGCAACTCATTATTATGAGTGCATTTGCATACGTGGTTGCACTAATAGCATTTCAATTATTAAAATAG
- a CDS encoding carbamoyltransferase — MAEVILGISAFFHDSAAALVIDGKIIAAAQEERFSRIKNDASFPANAVKYVLQEAGVGPDEVTQIAFYEKPLLKFERLLETYHAFAPIGLKSFMKAMPVWLKDKLFFRRMINSELKKIGFPRLKLLFPEHHLSHAASAFYPSPFQEAAILTIDGVGEWANLTIGYGSGNKIKIIKEQQFPHSLGLFYSAITYYLGFEVNSGEYKVMGLAAYAEPEAEETKAFMNKILDNITDIRKDGSFLLNMEYFQFATHLTMTNDQKWKRLFELSRRKKGDDLKQVHANLAFAAQKVLEKIVLKLARAALDITGAKNLVLAGGVALNSVANGKIMDVSGLDEMWIQPAAGDSGGALGAALATWYISLNKERRAISEDAMQGSYLGPGYSNEQIFSMIRKYTDLNFQFFEDSWLIKETAKAIKSGLVVGWFQGRMEFGPRALGNRSILGDARNPEMQRKINLKIKFRESFRPFAPSVIEEDVSNYFRLDRPSPYMLLVKEVKDIEKYESTGDSKSFMQRLNEKRSNIPAVTHVDNTARIQTVSKNMNTRFWNLLNELKEQIGHGIVINTSFNIKDEPIVCSPQDAVECFLKTEMDMLVLGNYVAYKKNPE; from the coding sequence ATGGCTGAAGTAATACTGGGAATTTCAGCCTTTTTTCATGACAGTGCCGCAGCATTGGTTATAGACGGCAAAATTATTGCAGCGGCTCAGGAAGAGCGCTTCAGCAGGATTAAAAACGATGCTTCCTTTCCTGCAAATGCTGTGAAATATGTTCTGCAAGAGGCTGGAGTAGGGCCAGATGAGGTCACTCAGATCGCCTTCTACGAAAAACCTTTACTAAAATTTGAAAGACTTCTGGAAACCTATCATGCTTTTGCTCCAATTGGTTTGAAAAGCTTTATGAAGGCCATGCCGGTTTGGCTGAAAGACAAGCTTTTTTTCAGAAGAATGATTAATTCTGAATTGAAGAAAATTGGTTTTCCCAGGTTAAAATTACTTTTTCCGGAACACCATCTTTCTCATGCAGCAAGTGCATTTTATCCTTCGCCTTTTCAAGAAGCGGCAATTCTAACCATAGATGGAGTAGGTGAGTGGGCTAATTTAACCATTGGTTATGGCTCCGGGAACAAGATCAAGATTATAAAAGAACAGCAGTTTCCACATTCATTGGGCTTATTTTATTCAGCTATAACCTATTATTTAGGTTTTGAGGTAAATAGTGGAGAATATAAGGTGATGGGTCTCGCAGCATATGCTGAACCTGAAGCTGAAGAGACCAAAGCTTTTATGAATAAGATCCTTGATAATATTACTGATATTAGAAAGGATGGGTCTTTTCTTCTGAATATGGAGTATTTTCAGTTTGCGACCCATTTAACGATGACAAATGATCAGAAATGGAAGCGACTTTTTGAATTATCCAGAAGGAAAAAGGGGGATGATCTCAAACAAGTGCATGCGAATTTGGCTTTCGCTGCACAAAAAGTACTTGAAAAAATCGTTTTAAAGCTTGCCCGGGCAGCACTTGATATAACGGGTGCTAAAAATCTGGTGCTTGCTGGTGGTGTTGCGCTTAATAGCGTCGCTAACGGCAAAATCATGGATGTTTCCGGTTTAGATGAAATGTGGATACAGCCTGCTGCTGGAGATTCAGGAGGAGCTCTTGGCGCTGCTTTAGCTACCTGGTATATTTCGTTGAATAAAGAAAGAAGGGCAATTTCTGAGGATGCTATGCAGGGTTCTTATTTGGGTCCTGGATATAGTAACGAACAAATTTTCTCTATGATCAGAAAATATACCGATCTTAATTTCCAATTTTTTGAAGATTCGTGGCTTATAAAAGAAACTGCAAAAGCAATTAAGTCTGGATTGGTAGTTGGGTGGTTTCAGGGAAGAATGGAATTTGGTCCGCGCGCATTAGGAAACAGGAGCATACTCGGAGATGCCAGAAATCCGGAAATGCAAAGAAAGATTAATCTCAAAATTAAATTCAGGGAAAGTTTCAGGCCTTTTGCTCCCAGTGTAATCGAGGAGGATGTTTCAAATTACTTTCGGCTGGACAGGCCTTCTCCATATATGCTTCTGGTAAAAGAAGTGAAAGACATTGAAAAATATGAATCTACAGGAGATTCAAAAAGTTTTATGCAAAGACTGAATGAGAAACGATCTAATATTCCTGCAGTAACTCATGTGGATAATACGGCACGAATTCAGACAGTTTCAAAGAATATGAATACTCGTTTCTGGAATTTATTGAATGAACTAAAAGAGCAAATCGGGCATGGGATTGTGATCAATACTAGTTTTAATATCAAAGATGAACCTATAGTCTGTTCTCCGCAGGATGCCGTAGAATGCTTTTTAAAAACAGAAATGGATATGTTAGTTCTTGGGAATTATGTCGCTTATAAAAAAAATCCGGAGTGA
- a CDS encoding DUF5989 family protein has protein sequence METLKEFWLFLRSRKKYWMIPILLMLLFVSFLIVLTAGSALAPFIYSLF, from the coding sequence ATGGAAACCTTAAAGGAATTTTGGCTATTTTTAAGATCCAGAAAGAAATACTGGATGATCCCAATCCTGCTGATGCTCTTATTTGTTAGTTTTCTAATCGTCTTAACGGCAGGTTCTGCTTTAGCACCTTTTATTTATTCTCTTTTTTAA
- a CDS encoding metal-dependent transcriptional regulator, with the protein MFSLSEENYLKAIFHLETAYKSGVSTNALAEEMQTKASSVTDMVKRLSDKDLVNYKKYQGVKLSEAGRNAAIEVIRKHRLWEVFLVEKLGFNWDEVHEIAEQLEHIKSEKLTNELDKFLEYPKRDPHGDPIPDAQGNFTVANRMLLSDLKKGEIGICVGVKDSSAEFLQYLDKNQISLGKEIRILEKEDFDKSMLIEMNGNELRISNQISTNLFIKTL; encoded by the coding sequence ATGTTCAGCTTATCCGAAGAAAACTATTTAAAAGCCATTTTTCATCTTGAAACAGCTTATAAAAGTGGTGTAAGTACAAACGCTCTGGCAGAAGAAATGCAAACCAAAGCATCTTCTGTAACAGATATGGTTAAACGACTTTCAGATAAGGATCTGGTGAATTATAAAAAATACCAGGGAGTTAAATTAAGCGAGGCCGGTAGAAATGCCGCTATAGAGGTCATTAGAAAACATCGTCTCTGGGAGGTTTTTCTGGTGGAGAAGCTTGGTTTTAACTGGGATGAAGTTCATGAAATAGCAGAGCAACTTGAGCATATCAAGTCTGAAAAATTAACCAATGAGCTTGATAAATTCCTGGAATACCCTAAAAGAGATCCGCATGGAGATCCAATTCCTGATGCCCAGGGAAATTTTACGGTAGCCAACCGTATGCTTTTATCTGACCTTAAAAAAGGTGAGATAGGAATTTGCGTTGGGGTAAAAGATTCTTCAGCAGAGTTTTTACAATACCTGGATAAAAACCAAATATCTCTTGGAAAAGAGATCAGAATACTAGAGAAAGAAGATTTTGATAAGTCCATGTTGATTGAAATGAATGGCAATGAATTGAGGATATCTAATCAAATATCAACGAACCTATTTATTAAAACACTATAG
- a CDS encoding SCO family protein, which yields MLQFFARYKTFAIVFFILSAIIVFCIYTLLKPDERLPVFQPDMVNAELVDSTVQYVRKYHKIADFSLINQNGETITEEFYKDKIYIADFFFTTCLTICPIMTDHMVEIQEKIKDDKNVYLLSHTVFPVSDSIPVLKKYAEEKGVIDEKWNLVTGDKKEIYELARKSYLATKSQGDGGPYDMIHTENFVLVDKNRQIRGFYDGTDPEAIETLMHDLKILKTEYRQ from the coding sequence ATGCTTCAGTTTTTTGCTCGATATAAAACCTTTGCCATCGTTTTCTTTATTCTTTCGGCAATTATCGTTTTCTGTATTTATACATTACTGAAACCAGATGAACGTCTTCCTGTTTTTCAACCCGATATGGTAAATGCTGAACTTGTTGATTCTACCGTACAATATGTTAGAAAATATCATAAGATCGCCGATTTCAGCCTGATAAATCAAAACGGTGAGACGATTACCGAAGAATTCTATAAAGACAAGATCTATATAGCCGATTTCTTCTTTACCACCTGCCTGACCATTTGCCCGATTATGACAGATCATATGGTAGAAATTCAGGAAAAAATTAAAGATGATAAAAATGTTTATCTATTGTCCCATACTGTTTTTCCAGTATCAGACAGTATTCCGGTTTTAAAAAAATATGCCGAAGAAAAAGGAGTGATCGATGAAAAATGGAATCTGGTCACAGGAGATAAAAAAGAGATCTATGAACTTGCCCGTAAATCCTATCTCGCTACTAAATCTCAGGGTGATGGCGGTCCTTACGATATGATACATACAGAGAATTTTGTTCTTGTTGATAAGAACAGGCAAATTCGTGGCTTTTATGACGGGACAGATCCTGAAGCCATTGAAACCCTTATGCACGACCTCAAAATACTCAAGACTGAGTACCGCCAATAA
- a CDS encoding ZIP family metal transporter, which yields MNIIIDYFESLDPVYAAFLATLFTWGLTALGASLVFLFKGMNRAFFDGMLGFTGGVMVAASFWSLLAPGIEMSPGEGFEKVVPALVGFGLGALFIFGLDKVLPHLHVNFKMSESEGIKTPWHKSVLLTLAITLHNIPEGLAVGVLFGGVAAGFDGATIGGAVALAMGIGLQNFPEGFAVAMPLRRQGLSKWKCFNYGQLSAIVEPAAAVLGAWAVLTFEPILPYALCFAAGAMIFVVVEEVVPEAQQGNFTDISTMGFIGGFMIMMTLDVGLG from the coding sequence ATGAACATTATAATAGACTATTTTGAATCACTAGATCCAGTATATGCAGCCTTTCTTGCGACACTTTTTACGTGGGGACTTACAGCTTTAGGTGCGTCACTGGTATTCCTGTTTAAAGGGATGAATAGAGCCTTTTTTGATGGAATGCTTGGGTTCACAGGTGGGGTTATGGTGGCTGCCAGTTTCTGGAGTTTGCTTGCGCCAGGAATAGAAATGAGCCCGGGAGAAGGATTTGAAAAAGTAGTTCCAGCCTTAGTTGGATTTGGCCTTGGAGCACTCTTTATATTTGGACTGGACAAGGTCTTACCTCATTTACATGTAAACTTTAAGATGAGTGAATCTGAAGGAATCAAAACTCCCTGGCATAAATCTGTTCTATTGACCCTGGCTATTACTTTACATAACATTCCTGAAGGTCTCGCCGTAGGTGTTTTATTTGGTGGTGTAGCTGCTGGATTTGACGGTGCTACCATTGGTGGTGCGGTAGCCTTAGCTATGGGAATCGGACTTCAGAATTTTCCTGAAGGTTTTGCGGTGGCGATGCCACTAAGAAGGCAGGGTTTAAGTAAATGGAAGTGCTTTAACTATGGACAACTTTCTGCAATCGTGGAGCCGGCAGCAGCCGTGTTAGGTGCCTGGGCTGTCCTTACTTTCGAACCCATCCTACCTTACGCCTTATGTTTTGCTGCTGGTGCGATGATCTTTGTAGTGGTAGAAGAAGTGGTTCCCGAAGCACAACAAGGTAACTTTACCGATATTTCTACCATGGGCTTCATTGGCGGGTTTATGATCATGATGACCCTGGATGTAGGTCTTGGATAA
- a CDS encoding FeoA family protein, whose protein sequence is MVPLKLLEMGCLPGNEVELVQTAPFHDPMYLNINGSHLAIRKETALLIEIELIG, encoded by the coding sequence ATGGTTCCTTTAAAGCTTCTGGAAATGGGTTGCCTTCCCGGAAACGAAGTAGAGCTGGTTCAAACTGCGCCATTCCATGACCCTATGTACCTTAATATTAACGGGAGTCACCTGGCCATTAGAAAAGAAACCGCACTGCTAATAGAAATTGAATTAATAGGCTAA
- a CDS encoding TonB-dependent receptor — MNNLIRIIFSLLCSTVVAQNIEVNGTVTNSERPIPFANVLVSGTNKGTSADLQGKFSIQLDEQKVNLTIQAIGFKTQYISIDPQNFSDKLLQIEMEEDALGLDQVVISATRNRINLKDAPVIVNVLNSKLFNATQSVSVAETLNFQPGVRVETNCQNCGFTQVRLNGLDGSYTQVLINSRSVFSALNSVYGLEQIPTSILDRVEVVRSGGSALFGSNAIAGTVNIITKEPVLNTWSINNNISLIDGKIPDRTLNLAGSVVSEDLNSGVTIYGMNRDRSAYDANGDGFTEITELTNNTLGAKAFLKPSETSKITLDLTALKEYRRGGDRLELAPHLTDITEQLDHNTFIGGLTYDFANTDLSNNYSVYISGQHTDRKSYYGGLGGGRTAQDSISASNAYGNTNDVALLGGFQYTRNFKNQDVLTTGVEYNHSNTEDDIAGYQRDIDQEVNSYAAFAQYEWKPLDDFTALLGARLDHIDVSGNYAVENIQRKSEIAETVLSPRLTVLYDITEELQFRGGYARGFRAPQAFNEDLHISSVGGEPQFVILSDDLETEYSNAYTASFNYSKSINKLQTDFLLEGFYTELKDPFTTVSTGASLPNGSILKEVRNGSGAYVTGTNFEIGVSPSSDLTFQVGGTFQQSIYKEDQILYEADPTSTTEEDIIITEFVRNPDFYGYLNVNTSPFEDFSLDLTGTYTGKMTIPKVINANGFLELRESPAFWDMNLKLGQHIDITENFHVNLSTGVQNVFNAYQDDFDSGPTRDSDYIYGPSRPRTFFFGIKFGNLHN, encoded by the coding sequence ATGAATAACCTAATAAGAATCATATTTAGTCTTTTGTGTTCTACAGTTGTCGCTCAAAATATTGAGGTGAACGGGACTGTAACCAACAGCGAAAGGCCTATACCATTTGCAAATGTTTTGGTTTCAGGAACAAATAAAGGTACCAGCGCTGATCTTCAGGGGAAATTTTCTATTCAACTGGATGAACAGAAAGTAAACCTTACCATTCAGGCAATTGGTTTTAAAACCCAATACATATCTATAGATCCTCAGAATTTTTCAGATAAATTACTGCAAATTGAAATGGAAGAAGATGCATTGGGCTTAGATCAGGTAGTGATTAGTGCCACTAGAAACAGGATAAATCTAAAGGACGCTCCTGTGATTGTGAATGTATTGAATTCAAAACTATTCAATGCCACACAATCGGTTTCGGTAGCGGAAACCTTAAACTTTCAACCCGGAGTAAGAGTTGAAACAAATTGCCAGAATTGCGGCTTTACTCAGGTACGCTTAAATGGCCTTGATGGTAGTTATACCCAGGTTCTCATTAATAGCCGCTCGGTATTTAGTGCCTTGAACAGCGTTTACGGACTGGAACAAATACCAACCTCCATATTAGATCGTGTAGAAGTGGTACGTAGTGGAGGTTCCGCTTTATTTGGCTCCAACGCCATTGCCGGAACGGTGAACATAATTACAAAAGAACCCGTTTTAAATACCTGGAGCATTAATAACAATATCTCCTTAATAGATGGTAAAATACCGGATCGCACCTTAAATCTGGCCGGCTCTGTGGTATCTGAAGATCTTAACAGCGGAGTTACTATCTACGGGATGAATCGAGACAGATCTGCATACGATGCAAACGGTGATGGATTTACAGAAATTACCGAGCTTACTAATAATACCCTTGGAGCCAAAGCATTTTTAAAACCTTCAGAGACCAGTAAAATCACCCTGGATCTAACCGCTCTTAAAGAATATAGAAGAGGTGGAGATCGCCTGGAGCTGGCTCCCCATTTAACCGATATCACCGAGCAGCTGGATCACAACACTTTTATTGGGGGACTTACCTATGATTTTGCAAATACAGATTTGAGCAATAACTATTCGGTATATATTTCAGGGCAACATACAGATAGAAAAAGTTATTACGGAGGCCTGGGAGGTGGGCGCACTGCACAGGATAGCATTTCAGCATCCAATGCCTACGGAAATACAAATGATGTAGCTCTATTAGGAGGCTTTCAGTACACAAGGAATTTTAAAAACCAGGATGTACTCACCACAGGTGTTGAATATAATCATAGCAATACAGAAGATGATATAGCGGGTTATCAAAGAGATATAGATCAGGAAGTGAACTCTTATGCGGCATTTGCCCAGTATGAATGGAAACCGCTGGATGATTTCACAGCTCTTTTAGGTGCAAGATTAGACCATATTGATGTTTCCGGGAATTATGCCGTGGAAAATATTCAGCGAAAATCTGAAATTGCAGAAACCGTCTTAAGTCCTAGATTAACTGTCTTATATGATATCACCGAAGAATTACAGTTTAGGGGTGGCTATGCAAGAGGTTTTAGGGCACCACAGGCTTTTAATGAAGATCTTCACATATCTTCGGTAGGTGGAGAACCGCAATTTGTGATCCTTTCTGATGATCTTGAGACAGAATACTCCAATGCTTATACTGCTTCTTTCAATTATTCCAAAAGCATCAATAAATTACAAACCGATTTTCTTTTAGAGGGTTTTTATACTGAATTAAAAGATCCTTTTACCACTGTGAGTACAGGAGCAAGTTTGCCTAATGGTTCTATCTTGAAAGAAGTTAGAAACGGAAGCGGCGCTTATGTTACCGGTACAAATTTTGAAATCGGTGTTTCCCCTTCTTCAGACCTTACATTTCAGGTAGGTGGAACATTCCAGCAGTCTATTTACAAAGAAGATCAGATTCTATATGAAGCCGATCCTACCTCAACAACAGAAGAGGATATCATTATCACTGAATTTGTAAGGAATCCTGATTTCTACGGCTATTTAAATGTTAATACTTCGCCGTTCGAAGATTTTTCACTGGATCTAACAGGAACTTATACTGGTAAAATGACCATCCCAAAGGTGATCAACGCCAATGGATTTTTAGAGCTTAGAGAGTCCCCTGCTTTTTGGGATATGAACTTAAAATTAGGTCAGCATATAGATATAACAGAGAACTTTCATGTTAATCTAAGTACGGGTGTCCAGAATGTGTTCAATGCATATCAGGATGATTTTGACTCCGGCCCTACACGGGATTCAGATTACATCTATGGACCTTCCAGACCCCGTACTTTTTTCTTCGGAATTAAATTTGGAAACCTCCATAACTAA
- the rseP gene encoding RIP metalloprotease RseP, protein MDPFIVKAIQLILSLSFLIVLHELGHFVPAKLFKTRVEKFFLFFDVKFALFKKKIGDTVYGIGWLPLGGYVKISGMIDESMDKEQMAQEPKDWEFRSKPAWQRLIIMLGGVTVNLVLGFLIYMMIMFVWGTAYVGPEEMPEGFAVVDSFEEYGFEDGDRILEVNGKEFENSLDINKHLFMRDVQNITVLHENGSEETIAIPEEIGTQMFEQGIMQPFVPIMAPVLDSVPTGLAAENAGLKKNDKILSINNKEIGYWHEIAPVTSENKNKEVELVYERNGEIKSTKITPDEEGKIGFIKNYDFDVQRKKFGLVQSISKGFDYGYWTLRDYVYQFKYVFTKKGASQLGGFGAIGGLFPDTWNWYGFWNTTALLSIILAFMNILPIPALDGGHVMFLLYEMITGRKPNDKFMEVAQMVGFFLLIALVLYANGNDIYRAIFD, encoded by the coding sequence ATGGATCCATTTATAGTAAAAGCCATACAATTAATATTAAGCCTTTCCTTTTTGATCGTTCTTCATGAATTAGGTCACTTTGTACCGGCAAAACTTTTTAAGACCAGGGTAGAAAAATTCTTCCTGTTCTTCGATGTGAAATTTGCTCTTTTTAAGAAAAAGATCGGGGACACTGTATACGGAATTGGCTGGTTACCTCTTGGAGGCTATGTGAAGATCTCGGGGATGATAGATGAAAGCATGGACAAGGAGCAGATGGCCCAGGAACCAAAAGATTGGGAATTCCGGAGCAAGCCGGCATGGCAGCGATTAATCATCATGCTGGGCGGAGTTACTGTAAATCTGGTGCTTGGTTTCCTTATATATATGATGATCATGTTCGTTTGGGGAACTGCTTATGTAGGTCCAGAAGAAATGCCGGAAGGTTTTGCGGTGGTTGATTCTTTTGAAGAATATGGTTTTGAAGATGGCGACAGGATTCTTGAGGTAAATGGAAAAGAGTTTGAAAACAGCCTGGATATCAATAAACATCTGTTTATGCGAGATGTTCAGAATATCACTGTACTTCATGAAAACGGTTCTGAAGAAACTATTGCTATCCCAGAGGAAATTGGGACGCAAATGTTTGAACAGGGAATTATGCAGCCATTTGTGCCAATTATGGCTCCCGTACTAGATTCAGTGCCTACTGGCCTGGCAGCTGAAAACGCCGGACTAAAAAAGAATGACAAGATCCTTTCTATTAATAATAAGGAAATTGGTTACTGGCATGAGATTGCTCCTGTAACTTCGGAAAATAAAAATAAGGAAGTTGAGCTTGTTTACGAGAGAAACGGCGAGATAAAAAGCACTAAAATCACACCCGATGAGGAAGGGAAAATAGGTTTTATTAAAAACTATGACTTTGATGTTCAGAGAAAGAAATTTGGTTTGGTGCAAAGTATTAGTAAGGGCTTTGATTATGGTTACTGGACCTTAAGAGATTATGTGTATCAGTTCAAATATGTTTTCACCAAGAAAGGTGCTTCTCAACTAGGAGGCTTTGGAGCAATTGGCGGACTATTTCCTGACACCTGGAACTGGTATGGTTTCTGGAATACTACGGCATTGCTTTCTATCATCCTGGCATTCATGAATATTTTACCAATCCCGGCATTAGACGGAGGGCACGTAATGTTCTTATTATATGAAATGATTACGGGGAGAAAACCTAACGATAAATTTATGGAAGTTGCACAAATGGTAGGCTTCTTTTTATTGATCGCCCTGGTGCTCTATGCCAACGGGAATGATATTTATCGGGCTATATTCGATTAA